Proteins co-encoded in one Callospermophilus lateralis isolate mCalLat2 chromosome 2, mCalLat2.hap1, whole genome shotgun sequence genomic window:
- the LOC143391071 gene encoding olfactory receptor 8G5-like: MATGNHSTITEFILAGLTDKPELQLPLFLLFLGIYVFTVVGNLGMVTLIGFSSHLHTPMYYFVSSLSLIDLCHSTVIIPKMLVNFVTEKNIISYPKCMTQLYFFLIFAISECYMLAVMAYDRYVAICSPLLYHVIMSSQTCLSLILGVYIIGAVCASAHTGCMIRIHFCKMDVINHYFCDLISILKLSCSSTYINELLILVFSGINILAPSMTILSSYIFIIASILRIRSTEGRAKAFSTCSSHISAVALFFGSAAFMYLQPSAVSSMDQGKVSSVFYTIIVPMLNPLIYSLRNKDVNVALKKMLEKRKFL; this comes from the coding sequence ATGGCAACAGGAAATCACTCCACAATAACTGAGTTCATCCTGGCTGGGTTAACTGACAAACCAGAGCTCCAGCTGcccctcttccttctcttcctagGAATCTATGTGTTCACAGTGGTGGGGAACCTGGGCATGGTCACACTCATTGGGTTCAGTTCTCACCTGCACACCCCCATGTACTATTTTGTCAGCAGTCTGTCCTTAATTGATTTGTGCCATTCTACTGTGATCATCCCCAAAATGCTGGTGAACTTTGTGACAGAGAAGAACATCATCTCCTACCCTAAATGCATGACTCAGCtctatttctttctcatttttgccATCTCAGAGTGTTACATGTTGGCTGTAATGGCCTATGatcgctatgtggccatctgtaGCCCACTACTTTACCATGTCATCATGTCCTCCCAGACCTGCCTTTCCTTGATTTTAGGGGTGTATATTATAGGTGCAGTTTGTGCATCAGCTCATACAGGTTGCATGattaggattcatttctgcaaaaTGGATGTGATCAACCATTATTTCTGTGATCTTATATCTATTCTAAAACTCTCCTGTTCTAGCACTTACATCAATGAATTACTGATTCTAGTCTTTAGTGGGATTAATATCCTTGCCCCCAGTATGACCATACTTAGTTCCTACATCTTCATCATAGCCAGCATCCTGCGCATTCGCTCCACTGAGGGCAGAGCCAAAGCCTTCAGCACATGCAGCTCCCACATCTCAGCTGTTGCTCTCTTCTTTGGATCTGCTGCATTCATGTACCTGCAGCCATCAGCAGTCAGCTCCATGGACCAAGGAAAAGTGTCCTCTGTGTTTTACACCATTATTGTGCCCATGCTGAACCCTCTGATCTATAGCCTGAGGAACAAAGATGTCAATGTTGCCCTGAAGAAAATGCtggagaaaagaaaatttctgtGA